Proteins from one Portunus trituberculatus isolate SZX2019 chromosome 38, ASM1759143v1, whole genome shotgun sequence genomic window:
- the LOC123515052 gene encoding cytochrome P450 307a1-like yields the protein MVFVLAPATIVLMMMVLVAVAVQETARRRRKQQKQQYFQQTSPTTKSSDDLEIGTLTPLPGPTPIPFFGNLLSLRKYSECPYQGFSELKDKYGPVYALKMGSTPSVVVNTFDTIKEVLINKANSFDARPDLLRFKLYFGGNRQHSLALCDWNEHQKRRMTLTRSFLMFRGQENNFSKFEANVVSEMPNLINEVEKSLGRPMQAKELLSYCSLNIFSGYMCSKKFQYEDKDFQQVTQNFDYIFRDINNGHAMDFLPSLQPLFTSYINEIKSNVSSIRQYILDNICLEKYERLRQDPSDVEDLVDACFANLLTNNEEEKWDWQTILYIVEDLLGGSMAISNIVMRLFAHILQNPHVMDALRAEIDEKIGRERTPTLQDRHEMLYSQAVLYEVLRVTSSPLVPHVASEDSSVGGYAVKKGSIMFLNNFEMNSSPSLWDEPNKFMPERFLKDGCIKKPEYFIPFSTGKRSCVGSKMVANTAFIVVTTLLQRYNIAMADQATPHLPQAKISLDWNPFQLVFTPRE from the exons ATGGTCTTCGTTTTGGCTCCCGCAACTAtcgtgctgatgatgatggtcctCGTGGCCGTCGCAGTGCAGGAGACCGCACGGAGACGAAGAaagcaacagaagcagcaatACTTCCAACAAACCTCACCGACGACAAAGAGCAGTGACGACCTGGAGATCGGCACCCTAACACCACTACCCGGCCCGACTCCAATCCCCTTCTTCGGCAACCTCCTCAGCCTCCGGAAGTACAGCGAGTGCCCCTACCAAGGCTTCTCCGAGCTGAAGGATAAGTACGGCCCCGTGTACGCTCTCAAGATGGGAAGCACCCCAAGCGTGGTCGTCAACACCTTCGACACCATCAAGGAAGTTCTTATCAACAAGGCTAACTCCTTCGACGCTCGCCCAGACCTCCTCCGCTTCAAGCTCTACTTCGGAGGAAACCGCCAGCACT ccTTGGCCCTGTGCGACTGGAACGAACACCAGAAGCGCCGCATGACCCTCACCCGCTCCTTCCTCATGTTCCGCGGCCAGGAGAACAATTTTTCCAAGTTCGAAGCCAACGTTGTGTCTGAGATGCCCAACCTGATCAACGAG GTGGAGAAGTCGCTGGGCCGCCCCATGCAGGCCAAGGAGCTGCTGTCATACTGCTCCCTCAACATCTTCTCGGGCTACATGTGCTCCAAGAAGTTCCAGTACGAGGATAAGGACTTCCAGCAGGTGACACAGAACTTCGATTACATCTTCCGGGACATCAACAACGGCCACGCCATGGACTTCCTGCCTTCCCTGCAGCCTCTCTTCACCTCCTACATCAACGAGATCAAGTCCAACGTGTCCAGCATCCGCCAGTACATCCTGGACAACATCTGCCTCGAGAAGTACGAGCGTCTGCGACAAGACCCTTCTGACGTGGAGGACTTAGTGGACGCCTGCTTTGCTAACCTTCTG ACgaacaacgaggaggagaagtgggacTGGCAGACCATCCTGTACATCGTGGAGGATTTGCTGGGCGGGTCCATGGCCATCAGCAACATCGTGATGCGCCTTTTCGCCCACATCCTGCAGAACCCACACGTGATGGACGCCCTCCGCGCTGAG ATCGATGAGAAGATCGGGCGTGAGCGCACACCCACGTTGCAGGACCGCCACGAGATGCTGTACAGCCAGGCCGTGCTGTACGAGGTGCTCAGGgtcacctcctctcccctgGTGCCCCACGTGGCAAGTGAAGACTCCTCTGTGGGAG GTTACGCTGTCAAGAAGGGATCCATCATGTTCCTCAACAACTTCGAGATGAACTCTTCGCCCAGCCTGTGGGACGAGCCCAATAAGTTCATGCCCGAGAGGTTCCTGAAGGACGGCTGCATTAAGAAGCCTGAGTACTTCATCCCTTTCAGCACCGGCAAGCGCTCCTGCGTGGGCTCCAAGATGGTGGCCAACACCGCCTTCATAGTGGTCACCACTCTACTGCAGCGCTATAACATCGCCATGGCAGACCAGGCCACCCCACACCTGCCCCAAGCCAAGATCTCCCTGGACTGGAACCCCTTCCAGCTGGTGTTCACGCCGCGCGAGTGA